The Bacteroides ovatus genomic interval ACGGATAATATAGATAGTAAGATTGAGATTAATTACAAATAATTCTCCTTACAGGCAGGAAGCTCTTGACAAAGCCTTTTTTATGTTGTATATTTGTAGGTGTGAATATCAATGGATAAAAGGTTTGATTAAAAAGAATGAAAAAGAAACTAGTACAATATGATGACAATATATCAGGGAGTCCTTACAGTAGTTAAGCTGTGAGAGTTTCTGTATGAGCCAAAGGCTGTGAATCTTTATGGGATTTGCAGCCTTTTTTGTTGCGAAAAATCACGGTTATATCCTTAATTCGGAGATTCATCGTTTATAATAAACTTGGATACCGTTTATAATAAACTCTTCAATAGTTTATTAAGAACGTTGACGAAGATTATGAAAGAAGAGTCATCTTTTTTCTTTTTGGTTCAAGATAAATTATGCTTTATCTTGGATATGTTATGAAAAGTAAATGATATAGACGTCGTTGTCACAAAACTCTATTCTTTGCGTACGATATTACAGCTCCTATGGTATAAAAAACAGTAGCTTTGCTGCTACATAATACTTGATATACCATGAAACGCATTAGCCTTCTTCTTTTTTTTATAGGATGTTTCCTCTTTTCTCTTTCGGCTACGAATTATTTTGTGGCTACTAATGGAAGCGATTCAAACAGTGGGACGATTGATAAGCCTTTTGCCACGTTGGACAAAGCACAATCAAAAGTGATGGCAGGAGATACTGTATATATCCGGCAAGGTACATATCGAGTGACGGAAGCAGAGATAATGGAACATTATACTGCGGGAAGTACTACTTGGAGCCGGGTATTTAAAATGTCAAAGAGTGGAACTGGACCGGACAAACGAATTTGTTACTCCGGTTATAAAAATGAGCGTCCGGTTTTTGACCTTTCGGCGGTAAAGCCGGAAAATGAACGTGTTATTGTGTTTTATGTAAGTGGCTCTTATTTGCATTTCAGAAATATAGAGGTGGTGGGAACACAAGTAACTATTGTGGGACATACCCAGTCCGAATGTTTCCGCAATGAAGGGGGAAGTGATAATATCTACGAACATCTGTCGATGCATGACGGTATGGCGATCGGTTTCTATATAGTGACGGGTAAGAACAATCTGGTGCTGAATTGCGATGCCTATAATAATTATGATCCTGTATCCGATGGCGGTAAAGGTGGAAACGTCGACGGATTCGGTGGACATCTCACTTCTCCCCAATATACAGGCAATGTATTCCGGGGGTGTCGTGCGTGGTATAACAGTGATGATGGTTTTGATTTGATTAACTGCCAGGCGGTTTTTACCATTGATAACTGTTGGTCTTTCTTGAATGGATATACGAAAGACGGTGGTAAAGCTGGTGATGGCACCGGATTTAAGTCCGGAGGATATGGGATGAGTGATAATCCTAAAGCACCAAGTGTGATTCCTATGCACATTGTTCAGTACTGCCTTGCTTATATGAATAAGAATAAGGGGTTTTATGCCAATCATCATTTAGGAGGGATAGCGTGGTATAATAATACGGGTTATCAGAACCCGTCCAATTTCTGTATGTTGAACAGGAAGACTGCATCGGAAGCGGTTGACGTGCCGGGATATGGTCATATTATAAAGAATAACTTGTCGCATACACCAAAGTCTTCGGGAAAACATATCATAGACGTTAATCAAGCGGAATGTGAAATAGCAAACAACTCTTTTCTTCCGGTAGATATGGCTGTGACGGATGATGATTTTGTTAGTTTGGATGCTTCCCAGCTTGCCTTACCTCGTAAGTCAGACGGAAGTCTTCCTTATGTAGAATTTTTGCGGCTGAAGACGAATAGTAAATTATATAATGCCGGAATGGGTTGTTTTCTTGCCGGGGGCAGTGAAGATACTAGCTATGATTGGCTGGAAGATGCGGCAATACTTGTTGAGGGAGATGTGGCAAAGATAGTAGGTCATGGCGCAGAAGCATTTGTGTACTTCTATATTAATGGTAAGGCAGTTTCTTTCTCTGATAGACAAGTGGATTTATCGGCCTATAAGGGAGAAATTGATTTGAAAGCGACGACAGATAATGGTGGCGTAACTAAATTGAAACA includes:
- a CDS encoding right-handed parallel beta-helix repeat-containing protein: MKRISLLLFFIGCFLFSLSATNYFVATNGSDSNSGTIDKPFATLDKAQSKVMAGDTVYIRQGTYRVTEAEIMEHYTAGSTTWSRVFKMSKSGTGPDKRICYSGYKNERPVFDLSAVKPENERVIVFYVSGSYLHFRNIEVVGTQVTIVGHTQSECFRNEGGSDNIYEHLSMHDGMAIGFYIVTGKNNLVLNCDAYNNYDPVSDGGKGGNVDGFGGHLTSPQYTGNVFRGCRAWYNSDDGFDLINCQAVFTIDNCWSFLNGYTKDGGKAGDGTGFKSGGYGMSDNPKAPSVIPMHIVQYCLAYMNKNKGFYANHHLGGIAWYNNTGYQNPSNFCMLNRKTASEAVDVPGYGHIIKNNLSHTPKSSGKHIIDVNQAECEIANNSFLPVDMAVTDDDFVSLDASQLALPRKSDGSLPYVEFLRLKTNSKLYNAGMGCFLAGGSEDTSYDWLEDAAILVEGDVAKIVGHGAEAFVYFYINGKAVSFSDRQVDLSAYKGEIDLKATTDNGGVTKLKQIR